A stretch of Bacillus pseudomycoides DNA encodes these proteins:
- a CDS encoding DUF2294 domain-containing protein, with the protein MSKMVHEFNDMIRKLRKELFGKGPERIHTVFAENMAIATLYGNLTPTEKFISGTMDGAEMVHMARTKMIQEVYAANSHEHLEELVGAKLVHLFSDMKVDEDIAVSVFVFDKNIT; encoded by the coding sequence ATGTCAAAAATGGTACATGAATTTAATGATATGATTCGAAAGCTTAGAAAAGAGTTGTTTGGGAAAGGGCCGGAGCGAATTCATACTGTATTTGCTGAAAATATGGCGATTGCTACACTTTATGGGAATTTGACACCGACTGAGAAGTTTATTTCGGGAACTATGGATGGCGCAGAAATGGTTCATATGGCTCGAACGAAAATGATTCAAGAAGTTTATGCTGCGAATTCTCATGAGCATTTAGAAGAACTTGTTGGGGCGAAATTAGTTCATCTGTTTTCTGATATGAAAGTGGACGAAGATATTGCAGTTTCAGTGTTTGTCTTTGATAAAAATATAACGTGA
- a CDS encoding formate/nitrite transporter family protein gives MAFHKPEQIAELVIESGVQKVRQSLSAMLILGFLGGAFISLGFLLNIRVLGNVPEQWGSLVNFIGGAVFPIGLMLVVLAGGELITGNMMSLSMALYARKISLKNVLNNWVWITLTNFAGALFVAYCFGHLGGLTEGAYLNKTIAIAQDKLHESFGRTLILAIGCNWLVCLAIWLAYGTNDLIGKIVGIWIPIMAFVVIGFQQVVANMFVISAVIFAGHLTWMDLAKNFVPVFIGNVIGGAGFVGFSYFSCYQKQSVIEKDVLKK, from the coding sequence ATGGCATTTCATAAACCGGAACAAATCGCTGAGCTTGTGATTGAATCCGGTGTTCAAAAGGTAAGGCAATCGCTATCCGCAATGCTTATCCTAGGATTTTTAGGAGGAGCATTCATTTCGCTAGGATTTTTGCTTAATATTCGTGTTCTAGGTAATGTACCGGAGCAATGGGGAAGTTTAGTAAATTTTATAGGAGGAGCGGTTTTTCCTATAGGACTTATGCTCGTTGTTTTAGCGGGAGGAGAATTAATTACGGGAAACATGATGTCATTGTCTATGGCACTTTATGCACGGAAAATTTCATTGAAAAATGTGTTAAACAATTGGGTTTGGATCACTTTAACTAACTTCGCGGGTGCACTTTTTGTAGCTTATTGTTTCGGTCACCTTGGCGGGCTAACTGAAGGGGCGTATTTAAATAAAACGATAGCGATAGCTCAAGATAAGTTACATGAATCGTTTGGGAGGACGTTAATTTTAGCAATTGGTTGTAATTGGCTCGTATGCCTTGCGATTTGGTTAGCATATGGAACGAACGATTTAATTGGAAAGATTGTTGGGATTTGGATTCCTATTATGGCATTTGTCGTAATTGGGTTTCAGCAAGTAGTAGCAAATATGTTTGTCATTTCAGCCGTTATTTTTGCTGGTCACCTTACGTGGATGGATCTTGCTAAGAATTTTGTTCCTGTCTTTATCGGAAATGTAATTGGTGGGGCTGGATTTGTTGGGTTTTCTTATTTTTCTTGTTATCAGAAACAAAGTGTTATAGAGAAAGATGTATTGAAAAAATGA
- the fdhD gene encoding formate dehydrogenase accessory sulfurtransferase FdhD, whose amino-acid sequence MKLIQVEREIFRYEQGEFKHIEDSIVTELPVTVKMNGQEFVTMVSTPEYIEDMVIGFLASEGIIRKYEDIDEIWVQEKEGYVHVKTTKINPYYRDMQNKRYITSCCGMSRQGFVFANDALTAKKMNDIRVKISAEDCFRLMNDMQQSASTFQHTGGVHNAALCDVNGIVLSRMDIGRHNALDKIYGYCLKNNISIGDKIIVFSGRISSEILLKVAKIGCEIILSKSAPTELALELAKQLGITTIGFIRNQSLNVYTHPERVVNIK is encoded by the coding sequence GTGAAATTGATACAGGTGGAACGGGAAATTTTTCGTTATGAGCAAGGGGAATTTAAACATATAGAGGACAGCATTGTAACAGAGCTTCCTGTTACGGTTAAAATGAACGGACAGGAATTTGTTACAATGGTTAGTACTCCAGAGTATATTGAAGATATGGTAATAGGCTTTCTAGCATCTGAAGGTATTATCCGAAAGTATGAAGATATTGATGAAATATGGGTGCAGGAGAAAGAAGGATATGTTCATGTGAAAACGACAAAAATCAATCCTTACTATCGTGACATGCAAAATAAACGTTATATTACGTCATGCTGTGGAATGAGTAGACAAGGATTTGTTTTTGCAAACGATGCGCTGACTGCGAAGAAAATGAATGATATTCGCGTAAAAATATCTGCCGAGGATTGTTTTCGGTTAATGAACGATATGCAGCAATCTGCGTCCACTTTTCAACATACAGGCGGTGTTCACAACGCAGCTTTATGCGACGTGAACGGGATTGTTTTAAGCCGAATGGATATAGGGAGACATAACGCTTTAGATAAAATTTACGGCTATTGTTTAAAAAATAATATTTCTATTGGTGATAAAATTATTGTATTTAGTGGCCGTATATCTTCAGAAATTCTATTAAAAGTTGCGAAAATTGGCTGTGAAATCATATTGTCAAAATCCGCTCCAACTGAGTTAGCACTAGAGCTTGCAAAGCAGTTAGGGATTACTACAATAGGCTTTATTCGTAATCAATCTTTAAATGTATATACTCATCCAGAGCGGGTGGTAAATATTAAATAA
- a CDS encoding molybdopterin-synthase adenylyltransferase MoeB produces MIERYSRQQLFTPIGSKGQEKIRNKHVLIVGAGALGSASAEAFVRAGIGKLTIIDRDYVEWSNLQRQQLYTEQDAIEKLPKAIAAQNRLKQINSEVQIHAFVMDVRVENMEVLLDDVDVIIDATDNFDIRFVINDLSQKYDIPWIYGSCVGGYGMSYTIMPKKTPCLHCVLKSVPVTGETCDTVGIISPAVQIVAAYQVAEAFKILVEDYSAIRKTFLMFDIWSNQHHSIKLGKIKTDNCLSCGTNRTYPYLSYENQTKTAVLCGRNTVQIRPAHNSHYNFDDLEKVLKKHGKVDRNPYLLSCQLEDYRMVIFQDGRVFIHGTNEVQKAKQIYYRLLG; encoded by the coding sequence ATGATAGAGCGGTATTCACGTCAACAGTTGTTCACTCCTATTGGGAGTAAAGGACAAGAGAAGATTAGAAATAAGCATGTGTTGATTGTGGGGGCAGGTGCATTAGGAAGTGCAAGTGCAGAAGCATTTGTACGTGCAGGTATCGGGAAATTAACGATTATTGATCGTGATTACGTAGAATGGAGTAATTTACAGCGGCAACAACTTTACACTGAACAAGATGCGATAGAAAAATTACCAAAAGCAATTGCAGCACAGAATCGTTTAAAACAAATTAATTCAGAAGTACAGATTCATGCTTTTGTGATGGATGTGAGAGTAGAAAATATGGAAGTTTTATTAGACGATGTTGATGTAATCATTGATGCAACAGATAATTTTGATATTCGGTTTGTGATTAATGACTTATCACAAAAATATGATATTCCTTGGATTTATGGTTCTTGTGTCGGAGGATATGGCATGAGTTATACGATTATGCCAAAGAAAACACCGTGCTTACATTGTGTACTAAAAAGTGTTCCCGTTACAGGGGAGACGTGTGACACAGTTGGAATCATTAGTCCAGCCGTCCAAATAGTCGCAGCATATCAAGTGGCAGAAGCGTTCAAAATTTTAGTGGAAGATTACTCAGCAATCAGAAAAACTTTTCTAATGTTTGATATATGGAGTAATCAACATCATTCTATCAAACTAGGAAAAATAAAAACGGACAATTGTCTTTCGTGCGGAACAAATAGAACTTATCCTTATTTATCTTATGAAAATCAAACGAAGACAGCTGTTTTATGCGGAAGAAATACGGTTCAAATTAGACCGGCGCATAATAGTCATTACAACTTTGATGATTTAGAAAAAGTACTAAAAAAACACGGGAAAGTAGATCGGAATCCGTATTTGCTGTCTTGCCAACTAGAAGATTATCGTATGGTCATTTTTCAAGATGGTCGTGTATTTATTCATGGAACGAATGAAGTTCAAAAAGCGAAGCAAATATACTATCGTTTATTAGGTTAA
- the glp gene encoding gephyrin-like molybdotransferase Glp, translating to MERRVPITVEEAVRKVMEFANCGLKELVPLELAYGRTLADDLVADHDVPSFDRSPYDGFAIRADDTTWVSQENPILFEVIGEIGAGSVFPQEVGAFQAVRIMTGAQIPKGCNAVVMLELTRQYEDVGKNYMEVKRSFKKGDNISFQGEDARKGTILAKRGSYINPGISALLATFGYSEVPVAKKPVIGLLATGSELFDVDEPLQPGKIRNSNTYMILSQIRRAGGRVKYFGKFSDDFDTCHAAVKEALSQVDMLITTGGVSVGDYDYLPAIYEKLGASVLFNKVAMRPGSVTTVAQLNGKLLFGLSGNPSACYVGFELFVRPSIRTYMFSEKPHLKREKALLGEDFLKPNPFTRFVRAKLQYNEGQLVAYPSGFDKSSSVSSLAESNILIVLLGGTRGYKKGMFVDVLLLEDNEGSEWPWTFRKIGRGFNGTSTI from the coding sequence ATGGAAAGAAGAGTGCCGATTACAGTTGAAGAGGCCGTCCGTAAAGTAATGGAATTTGCCAATTGTGGTTTAAAAGAACTAGTACCACTTGAATTAGCTTACGGACGTACATTAGCAGACGATTTAGTAGCTGATCACGATGTTCCTTCCTTCGATCGCTCGCCATATGATGGATTTGCTATTAGGGCAGATGATACCACTTGGGTAAGTCAAGAGAATCCAATCTTATTTGAAGTAATCGGTGAAATTGGAGCAGGTTCCGTATTCCCTCAAGAGGTAGGGGCTTTTCAAGCGGTTCGAATTATGACGGGGGCGCAAATTCCGAAAGGATGTAACGCAGTTGTAATGCTGGAACTGACTCGTCAATATGAGGATGTCGGAAAAAACTATATGGAAGTGAAGCGTTCATTCAAAAAAGGGGACAATATTTCTTTTCAAGGTGAAGATGCACGCAAAGGAACGATTCTCGCAAAAAGAGGTTCTTACATTAATCCAGGTATTTCAGCTCTTCTTGCTACATTCGGTTACAGTGAAGTGCCAGTTGCCAAAAAGCCTGTAATTGGACTGTTGGCGACTGGGAGTGAGCTTTTCGATGTTGATGAACCACTACAACCTGGAAAAATTCGAAATAGTAATACGTATATGATATTGTCCCAAATTCGAAGAGCGGGTGGAAGAGTGAAATACTTTGGGAAGTTTAGCGACGATTTTGACACGTGCCACGCAGCAGTAAAAGAAGCATTAAGCCAAGTCGATATGTTAATTACAACTGGTGGTGTTTCGGTAGGGGATTACGATTATTTGCCAGCTATTTATGAAAAATTAGGCGCTTCAGTTCTTTTCAACAAAGTTGCAATGCGGCCGGGTAGCGTCACAACCGTAGCGCAATTAAACGGAAAATTATTATTTGGATTATCAGGTAATCCTTCTGCTTGTTATGTAGGCTTTGAGTTATTCGTAAGGCCTAGTATTCGTACCTATATGTTTAGTGAAAAACCACATTTAAAACGAGAAAAAGCATTACTTGGAGAGGATTTTCTAAAACCTAATCCATTTACAAGATTTGTACGAGCAAAGCTCCAGTATAACGAAGGACAACTAGTCGCTTATCCATCGGGTTTTGATAAATCTAGTTCCGTTTCTTCATTAGCAGAATCAAACATTTTGATTGTACTACTAGGTGGTACGAGAGGATATAAGAAAGGGATGTTTGTAGACGTTCTTTTATTAGAGGATAACGAAGGTAGTGAATGGCCTTGGACATTCCGGAAAATAGGGAGAGGGTTTAATGGGACAAGTACTATTTGA